A genomic segment from Leptospira perdikensis encodes:
- a CDS encoding NAD(P)H-binding protein, translating into MKVFVYGGSGLVGGHLVTELLNAGHEVFAGSRKPESQKSSSNLHWVFADSSELNKGLEVLEKVDAAYFLSPPGQTNQYEILSPWIEKAKQVGLKKLVLMTAMGVDHAPPEAPFRKTEILLEGAGIPWNIIRPNWFMQNFHTFWIAGIKQDGKIYFPGGTAKTSFIDAKDIASVAAVLLTTTKNENKAFTLTGSESIDHSEVAKHLTNVSGKEIGYVDVDPKVFESSLVSAGLSKDYAAFLVMIAGALKDGFSSPIVDTVKTLTGKDPISFSQYAKENAGAWK; encoded by the coding sequence ATGAAAGTATTTGTATATGGCGGTTCTGGACTCGTTGGCGGTCATCTCGTAACCGAATTATTAAACGCAGGACATGAAGTCTTTGCAGGATCAAGAAAACCGGAATCACAAAAGAGTTCCTCAAACCTACATTGGGTGTTTGCTGATTCTAGTGAACTAAACAAAGGTCTAGAAGTTTTGGAAAAAGTGGATGCCGCTTATTTTTTAAGCCCTCCAGGTCAAACCAACCAATACGAAATTCTTTCCCCATGGATTGAAAAAGCAAAACAAGTCGGTTTAAAAAAATTAGTGTTAATGACGGCCATGGGTGTGGATCACGCACCACCAGAAGCTCCATTTCGCAAAACAGAGATTCTTTTAGAAGGAGCAGGGATTCCTTGGAATATCATTCGTCCCAACTGGTTTATGCAAAACTTCCATACCTTTTGGATTGCAGGCATCAAACAAGACGGCAAAATTTATTTTCCAGGTGGAACAGCAAAAACAAGTTTCATTGATGCAAAAGACATTGCATCAGTCGCAGCAGTGCTTCTAACAACTACTAAAAACGAAAACAAAGCATTTACCTTAACAGGGTCTGAATCCATTGACCACTCTGAGGTGGCAAAACATTTAACAAATGTAAGTGGTAAAGAAATTGGATATGTGGATGTGGATCCGAAAGTATTTGAGTCTTCTCTTGTATCTGCAGGACTTTCTAAAGATTATGCTGCTTTTCTTGTGATGATTGCCGGTGCATTAAAAGATGGATTTTCATCTCCAATCGTTGATACTGTAAAAACTCTAACCGGAAAAGATCCAATCTCCTTTAGCCAATACGCAAAAGAAAATGCAGGTGCTTGGAAATAA
- a CDS encoding TetR/AcrR family transcriptional regulator: MSRVLVAERSPKKRAVLEKDKLSKRATIIQSAAFLLQKKDWAELSMDEVAKRAKIAKGTLYLYFPTKEDLCLRVHIADYEAWFLDMENFLTETKPINAEIFSKWFVDSMDRHVRFLKLLPIVPTILEKNASVETIREFKLSLKEQIFKILPLLFQVFPFLNEKSGFLFLMQCHALAVGSWSHGFPSNQVREAVKDDGLDIFVLDYKIFLRTSILTLLQGNQTV, translated from the coding sequence ATGAGCCGCGTGTTGGTTGCAGAACGATCACCCAAAAAAAGAGCCGTGTTGGAGAAAGACAAACTTTCCAAACGAGCTACAATTATCCAATCAGCAGCCTTTCTTTTGCAAAAAAAAGATTGGGCGGAACTCTCTATGGATGAAGTTGCCAAACGAGCAAAAATAGCCAAGGGAACTCTCTATTTGTACTTTCCCACGAAAGAAGATCTTTGCCTTCGCGTACATATTGCGGATTACGAAGCCTGGTTCCTCGATATGGAAAATTTTCTAACCGAAACGAAACCAATCAATGCTGAAATATTTTCCAAATGGTTTGTCGATTCCATGGATAGACATGTTCGATTTTTAAAACTACTTCCTATTGTTCCTACCATCTTAGAAAAAAATGCCAGCGTAGAAACCATTCGTGAATTCAAACTGAGTTTAAAAGAACAAATTTTTAAAATCCTACCTCTTCTTTTCCAAGTATTCCCATTCCTAAATGAAAAGTCAGGATTTTTATTTCTAATGCAATGTCATGCGTTAGCTGTTGGTTCTTGGTCTCATGGATTTCCATCAAACCAAGTAAGGGAAGCAGTAAAAGACGATGGATTGGATATTTTTGTTTTGGACTATAAAATTTTTCTTAGAACTTCGATTCTAACACTTTTACAAGGGAACCAAACCGTTTAA
- a CDS encoding DUF5329 family protein translates to MKDRRFIWITLFSFFLVTQEIPLLYGKTSSCPQFTEDQKIEKLLVGVGKLQGSLIRNGETHSAEAAEKHLRYKLEEAKKSFFAPDPKEWTAKLFIEKIASKSFLTGTPYQIKFFDGKEIKSRDWLLTELSKIESCL, encoded by the coding sequence ATGAAAGATCGTCGTTTTATTTGGATTACTTTGTTTAGTTTTTTCTTGGTTACTCAGGAAATTCCACTTCTTTATGGAAAAACAAGTTCTTGTCCTCAGTTTACGGAAGATCAAAAGATTGAAAAACTTTTGGTTGGAGTCGGAAAATTACAGGGGAGTTTGATTCGTAATGGAGAAACTCATTCTGCAGAAGCGGCAGAGAAACATCTACGTTATAAATTAGAAGAAGCAAAAAAATCCTTCTTTGCTCCCGATCCTAAAGAATGGACCGCCAAACTATTCATTGAAAAAATTGCTTCGAAATCCTTCCTAACGGGAACACCTTATCAAATCAAATTTTTTGATGGAAAAGAAATTAAATCTAGAGATTGGTTACTCACTGAATTAAGTAAGATTGAATCCTGTTTATAA
- a CDS encoding YncE family protein: MIRFSVVYLFILFFAFSLFAQKIESEFSFKTDFNVRPTFVEGDSPFFVNGGKWVYLGRTADFDEPGLYFYDTESKEKIYRSVPLEIYYLAHPTEFIGQIETKGKRLPLTIYEFLFYDEVNHRAGFVIENKHSSVNTKRYFFMGWNLSTNTIDVVEPIYEIAESDKKSFAISSVVGYSQEDNVGYFTFAIDADLKDNDSVDVTAFIYKIQNQKLTKLKEYKSKFYPYTPEFHPESKQIVISCYAESFQNRNPTGYLFKIDSNSFQEFSIPSTPYGISFSKDGKYLYMAAADTGEVRMYNTENLSDVKKSKWGTHGHKLGFWKEGELVWVRNSGLHIYDPITLKQKKVIPTKKFYKNNVNVSGSVFLPFRKLLIRNIMEDVAGGAANRILIAD, translated from the coding sequence ATGATACGATTTTCTGTTGTTTATTTATTCATTCTATTTTTTGCCTTCTCACTTTTTGCACAAAAAATAGAATCTGAGTTTTCGTTCAAAACAGATTTCAATGTACGACCTACATTTGTAGAAGGGGACAGTCCATTTTTTGTCAACGGTGGTAAGTGGGTCTATTTGGGAAGGACTGCTGATTTTGACGAACCTGGATTGTATTTTTATGATACAGAATCCAAAGAGAAAATTTATCGTTCCGTTCCTTTGGAAATATATTACCTTGCCCATCCAACTGAATTCATCGGTCAGATAGAAACAAAAGGCAAACGTTTACCACTTACGATTTACGAGTTTTTATTTTATGATGAAGTGAATCATCGTGCTGGTTTTGTGATCGAAAATAAACATAGTTCGGTAAATACCAAAAGGTATTTTTTTATGGGTTGGAATTTGTCGACCAATACCATTGATGTGGTTGAACCAATCTATGAAATTGCAGAATCTGATAAAAAATCATTTGCCATCAGTTCCGTTGTTGGTTATTCACAAGAAGATAATGTAGGTTATTTTACTTTTGCGATAGATGCAGACTTAAAAGACAATGATTCAGTTGATGTGACTGCTTTTATTTATAAAATTCAAAATCAAAAATTAACAAAATTAAAAGAATACAAATCTAAATTTTATCCGTACACACCTGAATTTCATCCAGAATCCAAACAAATAGTGATCTCTTGTTATGCGGAATCGTTTCAAAATAGAAATCCAACGGGTTATTTATTCAAAATAGATTCAAATTCATTCCAGGAATTTTCGATTCCTTCCACTCCTTATGGAATTAGTTTCTCGAAAGATGGAAAATATTTATATATGGCTGCCGCTGATACCGGAGAAGTTCGTATGTATAATACTGAAAATCTTTCGGATGTGAAAAAATCAAAATGGGGGACTCATGGTCATAAGTTGGGATTTTGGAAAGAAGGAGAATTGGTTTGGGTTCGAAACTCCGGATTACATATCTATGATCCCATAACTTTAAAGCAGAAGAAAGTAATCCCTACTAAAAAATTCTATAAAAATAATGTGAATGTGAGCGGTTCTGTTTTTTTGCCATTTCGTAAATTGTTGATTCGAAATATCATGGAAGATGTGGCTGGCGGAGCCGCCAACCGCATCTTAATAGCAGATTAA
- a CDS encoding sulfatase-like hydrolase/transferase: MEWFFSKKSTLFIFYIFSYLFYGFLSFSFSVWIFFHGSLVTIFTLFVLILDSLIIYNRNKFFNQKTTVYRLILWTLFVVVFHYQEVYQTALSLDLVIYFFQHLSLLSSDLFNFLYQWKLIHWVILGIGFYLIVTNHRDETKKNWIILSFSLILLIILHSGSWVMSDLNLNQNQKKLYSTQKVKRKFESFSGKPNFVLVFLEGVPRKHLLKIKSSYIDFSNLQDFHFWIPMPHTSKSLFTWMTGKSQLDHTRLQLDESVMESNLPKQLEKKHNYFTSMIYTQSIYFEGMDQFFPKIFQTVWEKGDLEKRYGGLYPSFSWGMEDRVVLPALKQITNTKKQPLFVMIGLSQTHSPYFVSKEKVDYFWKSPLDRYMVALEEEVEVLDSIISYWKENSSRETVLILTADHGESFGEEGAHAHNYSLYNQETDVPFLIYFIKSGELYIPEQGTSTDFKDTILSLLDGNHNQTEENLKSNFFSSEYKLNLVLKTWNSEIQKSWITDDKKYVYHSDRDQLLQMDLAEKNRVPITDSILKRKILNVIYSNIR, translated from the coding sequence ATGGAATGGTTCTTTTCGAAAAAATCAACATTGTTTATTTTTTATATTTTCTCTTATCTTTTTTATGGTTTCCTATCTTTTTCATTTAGTGTTTGGATTTTTTTTCATGGAAGTTTGGTTACTATATTTACACTCTTTGTGTTGATTTTAGATTCCTTAATAATTTACAATCGGAACAAATTTTTTAACCAGAAAACAACTGTCTATCGTTTGATTTTATGGACTCTCTTTGTTGTGGTTTTCCATTATCAAGAAGTCTATCAAACGGCTCTTTCTTTGGATCTTGTGATATATTTTTTTCAACACCTCTCTCTTTTGTCTTCTGATCTTTTCAATTTTTTATATCAATGGAAATTGATTCATTGGGTGATTTTAGGAATTGGGTTTTATTTGATTGTCACAAACCATCGCGATGAAACAAAAAAAAATTGGATTATTTTATCCTTCAGTTTGATCTTACTCATTATTCTTCATTCTGGTTCTTGGGTGATGTCAGATCTTAATCTGAACCAAAACCAAAAGAAACTATACTCAACACAGAAAGTGAAAAGGAAATTCGAATCCTTCTCAGGAAAACCAAATTTTGTTTTAGTTTTTTTGGAAGGTGTTCCAAGAAAACATTTGTTAAAAATAAAATCTAGTTACATTGATTTTTCTAACTTACAAGATTTTCATTTTTGGATTCCCATGCCGCATACATCTAAGAGTTTATTTACTTGGATGACGGGGAAGTCTCAACTCGATCACACTCGTTTGCAATTGGATGAATCCGTAATGGAATCAAATCTTCCCAAACAATTGGAGAAAAAACATAATTATTTTACTTCTATGATCTACACACAATCCATCTATTTTGAAGGAATGGACCAGTTTTTCCCAAAAATTTTTCAAACAGTTTGGGAAAAAGGCGATTTGGAAAAACGTTATGGAGGTTTATATCCATCTTTTAGTTGGGGAATGGAAGATCGAGTTGTTTTGCCTGCATTAAAACAAATCACTAATACAAAGAAACAACCTTTGTTTGTAATGATAGGTCTTAGCCAAACACATAGCCCTTATTTTGTATCTAAAGAGAAAGTTGATTATTTTTGGAAATCACCTTTAGATCGTTATATGGTGGCTCTTGAGGAAGAAGTCGAAGTTTTGGATTCTATCATTTCTTATTGGAAAGAAAACTCTTCGCGTGAAACAGTTCTTATCCTAACCGCCGATCACGGCGAATCCTTTGGAGAAGAGGGAGCTCATGCCCATAACTATTCTTTATACAATCAGGAAACTGATGTTCCTTTTTTAATATATTTTATCAAATCGGGAGAACTTTATATTCCAGAACAGGGAACGTCTACCGATTTTAAAGATACTATTTTAAGTTTACTGGACGGTAACCACAACCAAACAGAAGAAAATTTAAAATCAAATTTCTTTAGTTCTGAATATAAACTGAATTTAGTTTTAAAAACTTGGAATTCCGAGATTCAAAAATCGTGGATCACCGATGACAAAAAGTACGTTTATCATAGTGATAGAGATCAGTTATTACAAATGGACTTGGCAGAGAAAAATAGAGTTCCTATTACGGATTCAATTTTAAAAAGAAAAATATTGAATGTGATATATTCTAATATTCGTTAA
- a CDS encoding transglycosylase domain-containing protein encodes MISKKKITIYFLLVGFVLIPLTGFLLRPVSFESLRNHTTVRILTQEGTLIGRGTNKNQTKQDWESIHEYPNFVPEILKIAEDKRYDFHHGIDVFAGFNSLRSYFFSEGKRGGASTITMQLVRIQNPDIRSYPLLLRKSFEILEALRYEVWLTKSEILEAYLNSISIHSNLVGFPSASLMLFGKHIRFLSIEEAVYLTVLIRKNRPSLEELSIRYENLRARIPYPIPKLENPNELTISFSSSNKVNVSEPLKGENQHFLNWIRTLIAIPSEEFVSSLSSELNSELNSIVNSELEGLTRWNVSNASAIVLTRVSGKEDELELKAMIGSKNFFEDGNGMVNGSLAYRDAGSTLKPLLYAIAIEKGHYAVNSIFSDEKYSFSLGQGGNYLPRNADLRYWGDLTLAEALGNSRNIPAVTAINQMGVTTFYRFLQSAGFNHLKESPQFYGPGLALGAGGTSLLQLTRAYGTFPLSGILPKIRLGKIDKKPLYFGTSTRLFSAETAEEIKFVLKDPKLRQRAFGRRSYLDFPFPVSIKTGTSKDYRNSWTVAFNDDYVVGAWVGNFSGERTMDVSGSFGAGRIVQNIFRSLMKDRPKLDYTSKFTETRNFCRLTGKLALDKCPSIVLRVRKKVLLPEPCNQHNEESKQAVLGVGFVYPSMGQIYLYHPSYEKQTQEIPVRIREIQTLKDPKLIWNGKQEFKPNSRGDLRLPIIRGKQSLVLYDGKLKKASVDFEVK; translated from the coding sequence TTGATTTCTAAGAAAAAAATTACCATTTATTTTTTGTTAGTGGGATTTGTTCTGATTCCACTAACAGGGTTTTTATTAAGACCTGTTTCCTTTGAATCCCTTAGAAATCATACAACAGTTCGAATTCTAACTCAGGAAGGAACTCTCATTGGTCGTGGAACCAATAAAAATCAAACCAAACAAGATTGGGAAAGTATTCATGAATATCCAAACTTTGTTCCAGAGATTTTAAAGATTGCGGAAGACAAACGATATGACTTTCATCATGGAATCGATGTATTTGCTGGATTTAATTCTCTTCGTTCCTACTTCTTTTCGGAAGGAAAAAGGGGAGGTGCCTCCACAATTACAATGCAACTTGTACGGATTCAAAATCCGGATATTCGATCTTATCCGCTTTTGTTACGAAAATCTTTTGAAATTTTAGAAGCTCTTCGTTATGAAGTATGGCTTACCAAATCGGAAATTTTAGAAGCCTACCTAAATTCTATTTCTATCCATTCCAATCTTGTCGGATTTCCATCCGCTTCACTAATGTTATTCGGAAAACACATTCGTTTTTTATCGATAGAAGAAGCGGTATATCTCACCGTTCTTATTCGGAAAAACAGGCCCTCTTTAGAAGAACTATCTATTCGTTATGAGAATTTACGAGCTCGAATCCCTTATCCTATCCCAAAGTTAGAGAATCCGAACGAACTCACTATCAGTTTTTCTTCATCGAACAAAGTTAATGTATCAGAGCCTTTGAAGGGAGAAAACCAACACTTTCTAAATTGGATACGGACGTTGATCGCTATCCCTTCGGAAGAATTTGTATCTTCTCTATCTTCTGAATTAAATTCTGAATTAAATTCGATTGTAAATTCTGAATTAGAGGGATTAACAAGGTGGAATGTATCCAATGCCTCTGCAATCGTTCTAACACGTGTATCTGGTAAAGAAGATGAATTAGAACTTAAAGCCATGATCGGATCAAAGAATTTTTTTGAAGATGGTAATGGAATGGTAAACGGTAGTTTGGCATATAGGGATGCAGGTAGCACTCTAAAACCACTGTTATATGCAATTGCGATAGAAAAAGGACACTATGCTGTTAACTCCATATTTTCTGATGAAAAATATTCTTTCTCTTTAGGCCAAGGAGGGAACTACCTTCCAAGAAATGCTGACCTTCGGTATTGGGGGGATTTGACATTAGCTGAAGCACTCGGGAACTCTCGGAATATTCCTGCCGTTACTGCGATCAATCAAATGGGTGTGACTACTTTTTACCGATTTTTGCAATCGGCTGGATTTAATCATTTAAAAGAATCCCCTCAGTTTTACGGACCTGGCCTTGCCCTTGGCGCCGGTGGAACCAGTCTTTTGCAGCTAACACGTGCTTATGGTACATTTCCTTTGAGTGGAATATTACCAAAAATACGTTTGGGCAAAATTGATAAAAAACCATTATATTTCGGTACCTCAACGCGACTCTTTTCTGCTGAAACAGCAGAAGAAATAAAATTTGTTTTAAAAGATCCTAAGCTAAGGCAAAGAGCTTTTGGTCGCAGGAGTTATTTAGATTTTCCTTTTCCTGTTTCTATCAAAACAGGTACTTCTAAAGATTATCGAAACTCTTGGACAGTAGCATTTAATGATGATTATGTGGTCGGTGCCTGGGTTGGGAATTTTTCTGGAGAACGAACGATGGATGTTTCAGGTTCTTTTGGTGCTGGACGGATCGTTCAAAATATATTTCGAAGTTTGATGAAAGACAGACCAAAACTCGATTACACATCGAAATTTACTGAGACTAGAAATTTTTGTAGGCTTACAGGGAAATTAGCTCTAGATAAGTGTCCATCGATCGTCTTAAGAGTTCGAAAAAAAGTTTTACTTCCTGAACCTTGTAATCAACACAACGAAGAATCCAAACAGGCAGTATTGGGTGTTGGTTTTGTTTATCCTTCTATGGGTCAAATTTATTTATACCATCCATCGTATGAAAAACAAACTCAAGAGATTCCCGTTCGAATTCGTGAAATCCAAACTTTAAAAGATCCGAAACTAATTTGGAATGGCAAACAAGAATTCAAACCGAACTCCAGAGGGGACTTACGTCTGCCCATCATTCGTGGAAAACAATCGTTGGTTTTGTATGATGGAAAATTGAAGAAGGCATCAGTTGATTTCGAAGTTAAATAA